One genomic segment of Pongo pygmaeus isolate AG05252 chromosome 19, NHGRI_mPonPyg2-v2.0_pri, whole genome shotgun sequence includes these proteins:
- the SMIM6 gene encoding small integral membrane protein 6 — translation MDQLVFKETIWNDAFWQNPWDQGGLAVIILFITAVLLLILFAIVFGLLTSTENTQYEAGEE, via the coding sequence ATGGACCAACTGGTATTCAAAGAGACAATCTGGAATGATGCCTTCTGGCAGAACCCCTGGGACCAGGGGGGCCTGGCAGTGATTATCTTATTCATCACTGCTGTCCTGCTTCTCATCTTATTTGCCATCGTGTTTGGTTTACTCACTTCCACAGAAAACACTCAGTATGAAGCGGGTGAAGAGTGA
- the RECQL5 gene encoding ATP-dependent DNA helicase Q5 isoform X3, whose protein sequence is MSSHHTTFPFDPERRVRSTLKKVFGFDSFKTPLQESATMAVVKGNKDVFVCMPTGAGKSLCYQLPALLAKGITIVVSPLIALIQDQVDHLLTLKVRVSSLNSKLSAQERKELLADLEREKPQTKILYITPEMAASSSFQPTLNTLVSRHLLSYLVVDEAHCVSQWGHDFRPDYLRLGALRSRLGHAPCVALTATATPQVQEDVFAALHLKKPVAIFKTPCFRANLFYDVQFKELISDPYGNLKDFCLKALGQETDKGLSGCGIVYCRTREACEQLAIELSCRGVNAKAYHAGLKASERTLVQNDWMEEKVPVIVATISFGMGVDKANVRFVAHWNIAKSMAGYYQESGRAGRDGKPSWCRLYYSRNDRDQVSFLIRKEVAKLQEKRGNKASDKATVMAFDALVTFCEELGRWGRGHGKSLRAAWCSQVVSRHVEL, encoded by the exons ATGAGCAGCCACCATACCACCTTTCCTTTTGACCCTGAGCGGCGAGTCCGGAGTACGCTGAAGAAAGTCTTTGGGTTTGACTCTTTTAAGACGCCTTTACAGGAGAGTGCGACCATGGCTGTAGTAAAAG GTAACAAGGACGTCTTTGTGTGCATGCCCACAGGGGCAGGAAAATCCCTATGCTATCAGCTCCCTGCTCTGTTGGCCAAAGGCATCACCATTGTAGTCTCTCCTCTCATTGCTTTGATTCAG gACCAAGTGGACCACTTGCTAACCCTAAAGGTACGAGTAAGTTCCCTGAACTCGAAGCTGTCTGCACAGGAAAGGAAGGAGCTGCTTGCTGACCTGGAGCGAGAAAAGCCCCAGACCAAGATTCTGTACATCACCCCGGAGATGGCAGCTTCATCCTCCTTCCAGCCCACCCTGAACACCCTGGTGTCCCGCCACCTGCTGTCTTACTTGGTGGTGGATGAAGCTCATTGTGTTTCCCAATGGGGGCATGACTTTCGTCCTGACTACTTGCGTCTGGGTGCCCTGCGCTCCCGCCTGGGACATGCCCCTTGTGTGGCTCTgactgccacagccaccccacaGGTCCAAGAGGACGTGTTTGCTGCCCTGCACCTGAAGAAACCAGTTGCCATCTTCAAGACTCCCTGCTTCCGGGCCAACCTTTTCTATGATGTGCAATTCAAGGAACTGATTTCTGATCCCTATGGGAACCTGAAGGACTTCTGCCTTAAGGCTCTTGGACAGGAGACTGATAAAGGG TTATCTGGCTGCGGCATTGTGTACTGCAGGACTAGAGAGGCTTGTGAACAGCTGGCCATAGAGCTCAGCTGCAGGGGTGTGAACGCCAAGGCTTACCATGCAG GGCTGAAGGCCTCTGAAAGAACGCTGGTGCAGAACGACTGGATGGAGGAGAAGGTCCCTGTAATTGTTGCAACCATTAGTTTTGGGATGGGAGTGGATAAAGCCAACGTCAG GTTTGTCGCCCATTGGAATATTGCCAAGTCTATGGCTGGGTACTACCAGGAGTCTGGCCGGGCTGGCAGGGATGGGAAGCCTTCCTGGTGCCGTCTCTATTACTCCAGGAATGACCGGGACCAAGTCAGCTTCCTGATCAGGAAGGAAGTAGCAAAACTCCAG GAAAAGAGAGGGAACAAAGCATCTGATAAAGCCACTGTCATGGCCTTCGATGCCCTGGTGACCTTCTGTGAAGAACTGGG GCGATGGGGCAGGGGCCACGGAAAGAGTCTGAGGGCTGCTTGGTGTAGTCAGGTTGTGTCCAggcatgtggagctgtga